The genomic window AAATTGTATCGTTCCATTGAACTTATTCGATCGGCAACCGTAATGCTAAAGTCTATGTATGAATTTTGCAATAGTTATAATGTGAATATGTTTTGTATCGATTTCGACACCATACAGAACATACGGAATCTATTCGATGTAAATCAACATAATAAATATAATCGCTATTTTATAGATTTATATCGAATCGTGTGTCCTGAAAATATAGACCAAGCAAATAATGATTCGATGGTTGACATAGTTAATGCGGCCATCAGTGAATCTTTAAAACAGGAATATCGACAACTATTAAATCCAGGCAGATTAATTGCAGAACTGGATAACTTTAAAATAAATCTGCCAATCTGCCTAAATAGAATAGGTGCTATATATAATAAACTTTCATTCTGCTCTGGCTATGTTGACGTAGTCAATAGTTCAATCAATAATCTGGCACAAATATCAAAAAATATCATGTCGATCCGTGAAGATATATCCAGGTTTATATTCGATGACATACATGAGTTGGAAAAAAATATGGACACTATAACTTTCATCCTAGCCAAGCATGATAATGAAGGATGGTTCAGAAAAAAAATCAGCAATAGGTTTGGTGGCAACAGAAACCCGTTTAGTGTTGTTAAAGAGACTATCGAAAAGATCCGTTCAATGCTTAAACTGCTTATCGGATCTTATAACGATTACAAATTCAACACACTTCATGGTTGCCTGAACAATCTAGAAGAATGGATCTCCTCGGATCCGCAAAAGCATGTCCTAAGAATCAAAATTAATCCGCCTGGTTAAAATTCGAAAGATTACTACCCACAACAATCCTATAATTAATCAGGATAACCGGTAGATAGTTGTGGACGAATGCACCGATTCAACAAAAAATGATTGACAGTACAAAACCGTACCCTAGCTTTTGTATTTGTTTGATGAAAACGACCTTGGTTAGTAAAGAAAGCAGCAGATCCAGCAGTTTATGGTATGTAGTCGATGCTAGTAATGTGGTTTTAGGCAAGCTCGCTGTTAAAATTGCCAATATTTTACGCGGAAAGGATAGACCTATATTCGCTCATCATATCGACTGTGGTGGCTTTGTCATAGTTACGAATGCAGGCAGTGTAAAAACAACCGGTGAAAAAAATAGTAAGAAAAAATATATGTTCTATTCCATGTATAAAGGGAATGAGAAGCGTTTTAGTTTAGAAGCTATGCGTAAACGTAATCCTGAATTTATAATAAAACATGCGGTGCAGGGTATGCTGCCCAGGAACAGACTTTCCAATGAACTTCTCAAAAAACTGAAGGTATATCGGGGTAATGAACATCCCCATGAGGCTCAACAACCAGTAACTCTAACGTCCTTCTAGTAATGGCTATCGATTCTATTCAAGAGTTTGTGTCTATCGGCAGAAGAAAGACTGCCCGAGCCAGGGTTCGTCTGTCACCAGGAACAGGGAAAATCAAGGTGAATGGCAAAGATTTTGCCGAATATTTTCCCAATGAAGCTGAGCAAAAAGCAGCTTTGGCATCGTTGACCTTGGTTGAGAAGACTGACAAAGTTAACATTCGCATCCTTGTGGACGGAGGCGGTAAAAATGGCCAGGCCGGAGCTGTATGTCTAGGCATCGCCAGAGCCCTTCAGCTCATGGATAGTGGATTGAGATCCAAATTAAAAATGGCTGGACATTTGACAAGGGACGCTCGCATGCGCGAAAGGAAGAAACCAGGGCAGCCGGGAGCAAGAAAAAGATTTCAGTTTTCAAAACGCTAGTTGCTCCACTAGTATAGGTTGTATTTCATGATTTGATCATAAAGGCTGATTTGGCTTTTTTAGGTTATATTTTTGTTTAGAAGATCGCAAATTTGTGCATAATATCGGGGAATTCGTATATGCACATAGAAAATTTTAAAGTTTTCATCGATATAATCGAGACTAAAAGCTTTTCTAACGCCGCGAAACTAAACCATTTAACTCAATCAGCGGTCAGTCAAAAGCTACATACCATGGAGCAATACTTTGGAACTAACCTGATCGACAAGACGCACAAGTCATTAACCTTGACCCAGCAGGGCCAAAAACTACTCCAGCATGCAAAAAAAATTGTAACAAACTACTCATCACTTCGTGGTGAGCTAAATAATATAAATGGGAAAGTCAACGATAAACTACTTATTGGGACAACCTATATCATTGGTATGTACATAATTCCTCCCTATATTAGCGACTTTTTGAGGTCATCAAGATCAACCAAAATCCAGCTAATGTACTATTCTAATCATGAAAAAATCTGCGAGGACCTAATGGCTGATGTCATAGATGTTGGTATCATAGAAGGAGATATCAAAAGCGCAGACATAAAAACACATGCTTTTGGCGAAGAAGAACTGGTAATCATAAGCTCAAAAATGTCGAAATTATATGGCAACAAAGAGATAGATCCTTTTGAATTAGAAAATATGGCTTTTGTAAAATTTTTACAAAATTCACCTAATCGGAATATAATCGATAACATACTCAGTTCAAACAACATAAATACTCGAACATCCACAGAATTCGATAATATAGATTTGATAAAATGTGCCGTTGAAGCCAATCTCGGACCATCGATCGTCCCGATTTCTTCGGTATATATGGAACTGGATAAACAGGTGTTTTACTGTTCGAGGATAAAGGATACAAAAATGCCATGCGTGTTGTCGTTTTTTTATAAAAAAGACAGTTATGTAACATCAGCAATGAACGTATTTTTCGCTATATTGAAGGGAGACATCAACTTCCTGCACATTGGCAACACTCTTGAAGATAGCTAAGCGAAAACAAGCCAACCATGAAAAATAGCAATGGACACAGACAAAACCTGCGAGAAAGATTTCTGAAGGCCGGCTTTGATTGTTTTGCAGAACATGAAATTCTAGAGCTGCTATTAACATTATGCATTCCAAGAAAAGATGTTAAGACCCAGGCCAAGGAATTACTACAACGGTTCGGCTCGTTAAGTGAGGTTTTAGATGCTGATATTGAAAAATTGCAGGAAATAAAAGGCATAGGTAAAACCACGGCCATCGCCCTCCATATTATAAGGAACGCCGCCGCGCTGTACTTGCAAAAATCGGCGGAAAACACCAGGGTAAAATTCGACACAACCTCAAAATTGGAAAATTTTTGGCAAATAAGGATTGGCCATTTAAACCACGAAGTGTTCGAGGTCGCCTACTTGGATAAGCAGTTGCGTCTGCTCAGGAACGGAATAGAAAGAATAGAAGAGGGAATCATCGACCGAGCTAACGTATTCCCTCGCAAGATAATAGAACATTCCATAAGAAAAGGAGCCTGCGGAATTGTTCTCGCGCATAATCACCCATCCGGCTCGGAACGGCCATCGGTCTCCGATGAGCGCATAACCAAATCCATCGTGTACATATGCAATTCACTTTGCATTCGCGTCCTAGACCATATAATAGTCGCTCGAAATTCGGTATTTTCGTTTAGAAGAGCCAACTTGTTGTAGTTAAACATCTTAGTATTTTATTCAAAAGGCACTTTTCCTTCTAATCAGGTTATCCACATAATCTCTCAGCTCTTCCAGCTGGGACCTTGGCCTATGGGATAATAAATCGGTCACCCGATCCAAAAAGTCTGCGGGAGAATAATTTGCAGTCTCGAGCAGGTATAGCAAAATGCCATCTCGATGGATACGGTAGGATTTCCTTTTCTCCATGCCTTTCGGAGTCCGGCCGTTGGCCACGTGGCCAAGGATTTTTTGGTTATCAAAGGCATCCCGAACGTATTGGTCTGTCTTACCTATTATTGATG from Puniceicoccales bacterium includes these protein-coding regions:
- the rplM gene encoding 50S ribosomal protein L13 — protein: MKTTLVSKESSRSSSLWYVVDASNVVLGKLAVKIANILRGKDRPIFAHHIDCGGFVIVTNAGSVKTTGEKNSKKKYMFYSMYKGNEKRFSLEAMRKRNPEFIIKHAVQGMLPRNRLSNELLKKLKVYRGNEHPHEAQQPVTLTSF
- the rpsI gene encoding 30S ribosomal protein S9 — encoded protein: MAIDSIQEFVSIGRRKTARARVRLSPGTGKIKVNGKDFAEYFPNEAEQKAALASLTLVEKTDKVNIRILVDGGGKNGQAGAVCLGIARALQLMDSGLRSKLKMAGHLTRDARMRERKKPGQPGARKRFQFSKR
- a CDS encoding LysR family transcriptional regulator; the protein is MHIENFKVFIDIIETKSFSNAAKLNHLTQSAVSQKLHTMEQYFGTNLIDKTHKSLTLTQQGQKLLQHAKKIVTNYSSLRGELNNINGKVNDKLLIGTTYIIGMYIIPPYISDFLRSSRSTKIQLMYYSNHEKICEDLMADVIDVGIIEGDIKSADIKTHAFGEEELVIISSKMSKLYGNKEIDPFELENMAFVKFLQNSPNRNIIDNILSSNNINTRTSTEFDNIDLIKCAVEANLGPSIVPISSVYMELDKQVFYCSRIKDTKMPCVLSFFYKKDSYVTSAMNVFFAILKGDINFLHIGNTLEDS
- the radC gene encoding DNA repair protein RadC, with protein sequence MKNSNGHRQNLRERFLKAGFDCFAEHEILELLLTLCIPRKDVKTQAKELLQRFGSLSEVLDADIEKLQEIKGIGKTTAIALHIIRNAAALYLQKSAENTRVKFDTTSKLENFWQIRIGHLNHEVFEVAYLDKQLRLLRNGIERIEEGIIDRANVFPRKIIEHSIRKGACGIVLAHNHPSGSERPSVSDERITKSIVYICNSLCIRVLDHIIVARNSVFSFRRANLL